One genomic segment of Strix aluco isolate bStrAlu1 chromosome 9, bStrAlu1.hap1, whole genome shotgun sequence includes these proteins:
- the LRRC3 gene encoding leucine-rich repeat-containing protein 3 has protein sequence MGEPLQERRGAALLPGSCCGLRGITSSHAELAGCKMTLTTTPAASIAQAFFCLLLCVPWGSSCPPSCQCTERAGAKAVLCSSRHLEEIPKDIPRDAVFLKLDANSITRIPSNAFRHLSHLEELDLSRNAIEKIDRAAFKGVAAGLRTLDLSSNRIRSIPKEALLALNAKLRLANNPWHCECALQEVLWEARLDPDSVQDITCHTAPRQEYVGKPLLQVLDAGVNFCSVRQRTTDVAMFITMFGWFAMVIVYVICYVRHNREDTCKHVDYLKSLPSTQGHAETTSTAL, from the coding sequence ATGGGAGAGCCTTTGCAGGAGCGCAGAGGAGCCGCCCtgctgcctgggagctgctgtggCCTCCGGGGGATCACCAGCAGCCATGCCGAGCTGGCCGGGTGCAAGATGACCCTCACGACCACGCCAGCAGCCAGCATCGCCCAGGCTTTCTTTTGCCTCCTGCTGTGCgtcccctggggcagctcctgccccccGAGCTGCCAGTGCACGGAGCGGGCGGGGGCGAAGGCTGTCCTCTGCAGCTCCCGGCACTTGGAGGAGATCCCCAAGGACATCCCCAGAGACGCAGTGTTCCTCAAGCTGGACGCTAACAGCATCACCAGGATCCCCAGCAATGCCTTCAGGCACCTCTCCCACCTGGAGGAACTTGATCTCTCCAGGAACGCCATCGAGAAGATCGACAGGGCGGCTTTCAAGGGGGTGGCTGCCGGGCTGCGTACCCTTGACCTCTCCAGCAACCGCATCCGCAGCATCCCCAAGGAGGCCTTGCTGGCGCTCAACGCCAAGCTCCGGCTGGCCAACAACCCCTGGCACTGCGAGTGTGCCTTGCAGGAGGTGCTGTGGGAGGCGCGGCTGGACCCCGACTCCGTCCAGGACATCACCTGCCACACGGCCCCGCGCCAGGAGTATGTGGGCAAGCCGCTGCTCCAGGTCCTGGATGCCGGCGTCAACTTCTGCAGCGTGCGTCAGAGGACCACGGACGTGGCCATGTTCATCACCATGTTCGGCTGGTTTGCCATGGTCATCGTCTACGTGATCTGCTATGTCCGGCACAATCGAGAGGACACCTGCAAGCACGTGGATTACCTGAAGTCACTGCCGAGCACCCAGGGCCATGCAGAAACCACCAGCACTGCCCTGTAG